The region TTCTGTAACCAGTCGAGATAGTAtgtcatatttgtaaaaaaaaaacacgttaaGACAATTAGAACCCAGTTCCTCACCTCCTGCATAATGTCTTAGTTTCACCTCAcgtccactgataagataaataGATGCACTCAACATAACGATCATTACAAAACCAACGCTGCCAAATACTATCGTAGTAATATAGAGGGCGCCACGGTGAGCCTTGACTTCGTTTATCTCGTCTTTCTCTGCCTGACATGGATCTTCGGTTGAACTTTCTGTTTGTTCTACGTAATGAGGAGAGGAAAAGAATTGTAATGGATTATCCATATATCATTTCAGTGTAAATAGTAAATTAGTTTACAGTGCGTAGAAAACCatgtcatgatgatgatgatgatgatgacgacacCGACGTTGTTGTTGCTGACGTGGTGGTGACCACTATCACAATCACCGCCGctgccgccgccaccaccaccaccaccaccaccaccaccaccaccaccatcatcatcatcatcatcatcatcatcatcatcatcatcgtcagatatagtctgtaaggtacgccgtgacggggcgccctcaaccatcggccaacccctaacacttTTTGTGCTGGACAATTTAGCCATTTAGCGCCAGTTTAATCTATAATAGGATTATGCCTTTGAATATCTAGGGCTCTAAACCACAGTTTTGTATACCAACACAAACGAAATACCCCATATAGTCAAATATCCTGACCCGGTCTGCGTTTGTTTATTTACCTGCTTCATAGTGAAAGAACGCCGAGAATCCTTTACTGTTCACCGCGTGGTCAGAAACGAATTTCATTGAGAGGTCCTTGGAGGTTGACTCGATGATATCCGGTAATGATTGGCCACAGTAACGCCCAATCagatttgatgacgtcatctcAACACCATCATATACTTCTACGAAGTCATAGTCACAGTCAGTCCCGTATTCCAAGTCAAAATCGTTGAACTCTAGTACCACTTTTTGATCTGAGGGCGCTGTGAAGCTCCATACGTATTCTCTAGAGTCGAGATAGTTGTCGGGGTAACCGGGTGATTTAACCTCTCCAGTTGCTGGGTATTGTAGATATCTTACTTGTTCTCCAAAATCTGTGtttattgaacaaaaaaattgttttcagaAATTGTAGAAGGTTTTCATAATAAAATGAGAGAGGGGTGTTTCAACTTATCGTTTCAGCTTTTCGAATccattttcacaaaatgtgaACCGTTTGGATGTTACTACGTATAATACGTGTACCATTTTGTTAAAAGCCCTAAGATATTAGAAAGCGGTCTTAGAATGGTCAGAATCTAAATAACAGTACTTAAATCAAAGAATACTTCGTTAGCAAATAGTGTAAACAATCTAGCATAAAAAACGTTCCCTTCCAAAAAGACGTCTCTAGGCATACCCTACAAGTGCAGTTTGGAATTAGACACTTTAGTTCATGACAcgtgaaatgaaaaaaaaaatcgtgcTAAAATGTGCAACAAGACAATTTACTGAATAAGAAAACAGCCTCCATCTGATCTGATAGTTTTCAACATTGTCCAATGCATCTATCACTATTGAGCATAGCAACAACGTTAGTGTCTGGCACcacttacatgtattaactCGTGTTCAACGGAATTTTCATATAAAAAGCTAAGATGACACGAACTAAGAGATTGACTTACTCATACTATAAGCAATAACAAATCCAACTTCTTGGCTTGGCGCCAAATATTCTATAGCCACTGTATTGCTAGATGATATAAGCGATTTAGGCAGTGTTTTCAGACAGTAAACTCCAAGCACCTTCGATGAGGAGGTTGGACCGTCGTATATGATAACTTTTTCTTCTGAGAGATCACTACTATCACCTGCCGCCGAATGAACACGTACGTATGGAAACTCTAGGTTGATATGGCCATCCGGTTGTGAATTTGTAATGGTATATTTACACCACTTGGTTGAACTGGCGATGTTATCTTGCCATCTTGATGACGCAAGTAAGCCAGCTGCCTCGGTTGTTATTGTTTGGCCACATTCTGGAGTGAATAAATCAGTAATAGATAAAGGCTTAGAATACCTTAACTACCTGTACTACAGAATTTAAATATACCTAATAACCTAACAACCTATCAACTCTTCCACCATCCGTATATCcctacatccatccatccaccaacccaccaacagtccgtccgtccgtccgtccttctGTCTGTccagtccatccatccatccctctaTCCCTCCCTCCCCGgctccctcccttcctccctgCCCAACGTCCTAagtgaatgcatgcatgtatgtatgtatgtatgtatgtatgtatgtatgcatgtatacatgcgtacgtacattcatgcatacatagtatacatacatacatacatacatacatacatacatacatacatacatacatacacacgcatacacacatacagacagacagacagacagacagacagacagacagacagacagacggacggacggacggacagacagacagacagacagacaggcagacagacagacagactcgttggttggttggttggttggttggttggttggccgTTGGTTGGTTGCAGGCAAAAATCATTGCTATACAATCCATATTATTCTACAATAATCGACGCTGAAATAGTTTACATTTTTACAGTTTACGTTTAAAAGTATTTTAGACTGCAAAACAGTATGTGACATTAGGTGACCaattcataaaatataactttaccTGGAAATGAGGAAAGTTCCCAATGTTCAGAATCAGTCATTTCATCTACCGTAATGAGGGCTGGTCTGTTATTTGAATTTATCAAATTGCATGTCTTATCTTTATCCGAGTATTCGAACGAATGACAAACGAATTCAGCTTCGTCCATACATAAATCAGCACATTCAGTTCTGCTTGTAACTGCTAACGATCGTCCAATCTCATTCTGATCAGATATAACTGCGTTATACGTTGGTTTGAATAATGCTAATGTTGTATCTATAAGAAAGTGAAAAGAATACTTATTGCTTAGCTGTGAGGGCACTACTAAACGTTCATTGCCAAGAAGTGCAGTTACGCAGCAATTGTTTTCAGAGGTTGACAGCTATGGTTTATAGTTGTTTGTTTGGCATGAACAACGATGCTACTTATATCCGATTTCTGAAATACGTCCCTAATTCTAGAACGTATGAGATTGCAAAATGTCATAGATGGCAGAAATTAGtatgtaaggtacgccgtgacggggcgccctcacacatcggtcaaccggtgagggtggaacgaCATGACCTGACAGTCTGGGTATAACATAAATGCTTCAAAATTTGTCATCGTCGTTACCAAGGCAATATTTCGCGTAGTCACAACGATTGGAGTCGGGATAAGCACACAGAAACTTTAACATGCTTACCTGAAATTTGCTTTGGAGCTGATAaacgaaagaaaaaaatatgaaagaatGTGAACTATTTAAAATAGTCATAATAAATGGTGAAATGTGAagtactgttttcaaaattaggtgataatgatgttattttttattatcgCTGAAAGTTGGAATCATAACCGTATCATGTGTCCCGAGAAACGTACCAGCTGTCATTGCTGGTTGTGTACGCCCGCATCACGTTATAATTATCTCATATCGATTCGATATATTGTGTTTCATCACCAGAGGGCGCGATTTAAGGTTGATAGGCAACATatgtattacaaatattattgtaaatacaGACCTATGAAATTGCACAGCTATTTGAATTGCGAGAAAATACTAGACTTTAATGACGTAATAGGGCGGGCTGATAAGgctgatgacgtcataatagTTTAATGCCCCTTTAACAGCcgaaacaaaataaacaaactacaTTTAACGTACCTATATCATTAACAGCATAAACACAATACATCAAACACACGAAAGTCAATATTTTGAATTGTGTCTCCATGATGAAACTTCTAAATTATTACCAAGAATGAAATCTAgaagaaataaaagaattgaaaatgttacgttagttttattttaaattcataattcataataAACGAACCATTAAAACACAACAGTCTAATACTTATAaatgtggtgttgttgttgttgttgttgttgttgttgctgttgttgttgttgttgttggtggtggtggtaacaCTCTTAGCCCAGACACTTGTCTATCTGACTGGATATACCGGTGAACGATATTTTCGAGCCGGACAACCAAGTCTTCGACCACGAATACTCTTGGAAACGTAGAGTGCGCTAGCCTAGAGTCAAATCCCAAGAGGGAAGACAATAGTCAAAATCATAACATGACTTGACTCTGATCTAGGCTAAGTGTGTGCTAACGTATTGTATAATAAGTCCAAAGAATATatagtccagtcaaaataaggTTTGATACGGACATAATGACAACAGAAATTATTGTTAGTGTATCTTACTCAGAATTTCATACtgtacaacatatcaaaagtctagaaaaatttaagtggtggaacatggtgaAAATAAGGTTGTTATTAATTAGCGTAATTGGCGGAAATACTATATTCATCAAATGTTGTTTATGCAAAGAAAAACCTATCAAGTAAGATATCTATGGTTAGGTAGTATAATGGTATAGTGGTTCACCAGTGTTTAGATTATTACACATAGCAACGATTAACTTTACACCTTTGATATTAACCAAACGTGTGGTACATCTAGTATAAAATTGAAGTGTGATATGGTCttatacaactgttgacatcagaccggaacttgttacaaaaaAAGGGAaagcaaacaaatgaattggattaataacacttggctccgCATATTGGAACACCAAAGACCTGTATTACACACCtgtccatggtttgataaatACAGTTTTATTGGCCTCTTTATTATggtatgtacatgaaatgtcaccagaactggaaatttgtttgtgaacatgaactaccATGTAAAGAGGCCACAAAACTGTTAATCAAacaatggaatgtaatacatgtacacgtctCTAAACATGATGTACCAAGTGttatcaattgtttactttcactgtttgtaacaggttcttttcgtccacggtctggtgtcggcagttgtatatCTCCCTATCAGGAATATCATAGGGTTGGTGCGTGTTGTTCTATGTATATTGTAGATATGATTTGTAATCTACTAAATATTCAAGTCCTCGACATTTAAATGTCAGCATTGTTTGACTACTCAAAATGAGATATTTGTGATTGGTTTGATTATGGTATTGATAGGGAGTAAAGAAACGACGGTGTCGAAACAAACCCGTCTCAACTAGTGCTGTCCACATACGCCCAGTTTCAGAACTGTTACTCGGTGTTTTGCCCCTTTTTGAACGAATGAAGTAGTCTCACTTTGGTCCTGACAGAATTCATATCCATTCCAAACAAGCATTATAATATCAAGCGAGAGTTATGTTAATGCGTGATAACAATACACTTTTTAACAAGCCTTCATTCGAAGACACAGCCCATCTTTTGTGTGCTGTATTGTATAAGATGATTAGCGTTTTGGCAATCTTAACATGAAAATGCTTTGTTGGACTTTCCCCGGGATGCAAACGTTGTAGTTTTGGGTTTCCAGTATAATTAGTAATAACATTTGGCCTTCTTAAGAGTACAGCTAGAATTATAACCCCTTTCTCTCTCTtcactttgaaaatgtttggcaaggtcaaatgtcatgcTCTTATTAGAAAGCTCATAATTGATAATGTgtggttagacacttgaatggtgtccagaggtatcaaacttttggagataacaggtaaaatgttattgttatcacgaatatggccgccattttgctaTACAGGTCAAAGTCACAAAATTAAGTGACTTGCATATGCCTCACATGGTCAAAccaagtcatgattaaaatattatcacttgacatgtttgacaCGAAAAGCTATGAGGTATCGAGGATAACCACAATATTCATATTCGATTCAGTCACAAAAAAAGTGGCATGCATATGTCTCCCAtagcatgttacctttgtgccagatttgattgaaattggttggtgcatgccagagatatgagggtaaacacataaacaacaaatatggccgaatgGTTCGgtcgcaaaacaaagtgacgtacATACGTCTACAATAACACGTTagctttgtgtcaggtttggttgaaatcggctGGTGCATGCACAGACAGGGCTACTTGTGGAGCtgtgaacataaacaaaactCTGCCTCAGTGACCTGGATAAATGACCTATAGTTGCAGTCGCTTTTTTcgtttgtgtatattttggTTGTAAAGGGTCATGTGAAGATTACAGTATGTATAGGCGATAAAATTGACTATGCATTTACACAATTATATTTCGCCAGAGTTCTATATCAAACGAGGTTCACATCTTCAGTGTCAAGGCATCATATATAAGAGCttattagtcctgcttgcagacgaaGTAAGTCGAGACTCGATTCTGATTATTGTCTCCTTTCCTTCTCTAGAGGAGACGATCAAGCCCGACTTCCTCAGCAGGACTACATATAATAAGTATGTTATGGTGTAGACATGTAATAAACACGTACGGTAATTCATGATGGTACTGACGTAAACATAAGTTTTttccattagtcggatcagtagatgtttagtATACATAATTACACTCACTGCGCAATGTCGGTGAatttgttctaggattagcaatctacTAATTAATGTAAAGTTGATAAACTCTTAATATACGACAGTAGTAAAgtaggaaataggaaaaaaTAGTTATGGTGGcaatatttaacattttatttgaaatatagagaaaataatattagaaatctggaaaatcGTGAGAACAAAATTAACCATTCGTCCTAGTTCCCTGTGCTTAAATTTGAGTTTGTGATCACGTGTGAATTGGTCATATTGCTATTTTCACCGTCTTATCTCCCCCTgtgtataaatatcaatatgCCATAAGCCACGTCGATTAACACATTTTTGGCATCCAGTCAAAATAGTTTGTTATGGTTTCATTTGATGTCACCGTGAGTCAGTACAGACTGCCGTATCCTAGAGAAATCTGTAAATATGCCTTGAACCTTTGCTCATTAATTCGAACTACTAAATCGTGACGTACTACTTAACTGAGCGATGAGTGGCTTAACTTGGTGGCCATGGAAACCGGACAGATGTGTCTGTAAATGGAGTACGGTCTCAGACTAAGAGTGGCTAAGAGATGCTATGAAGACCTTAGAAATAACTCATGAAATAACtggaataaacaaacaaaagattTTTTACACATGGATCCCTTGTTAATGTTTGAAATTTGGGCTAT is a window of Glandiceps talaboti chromosome 5, keGlaTala1.1, whole genome shotgun sequence DNA encoding:
- the LOC144435944 gene encoding bone morphogenetic protein 1 homolog: MTDSEHWELSSFPECGQTITTEAAGLLASSRWQDNIASSTKWCKYTITNSQPDGHINLEFPYVRVHSAAGDSSDLSEEKVIIYDGPTSSSKVLGVYCLKTLPKSLISSSNTVAIEYLAPSQEVGFVIAYSMNFGEQVRYLQYPATGEVKSPGYPDNYLDSREYVWSFTAPSDQKVVLEFNDFDLEYGTDCDYDFVEVYDGVEMTSSNLIGRYCGQSLPDIIESTSKDLSMKFVSDHAVNSKGFSAFFHYEAEQTESSTEDPCQAEKDEINEVKAHRGALYITTIVFGSVGFVMIVMLSASIYLISGREVKLRHYAGVSLTDPFLTELEPKKKKKKAKSKASDSFEEETDGNEEGATGGSDDVTSDGKDNKGLDIEVKVE